The following proteins are co-located in the Hydractinia symbiolongicarpus strain clone_291-10 chromosome 7, HSymV2.1, whole genome shotgun sequence genome:
- the LOC130649270 gene encoding uncharacterized protein LOC130649270, which translates to MTATIQRYLLQYYAEIKREKNVIDLNCREIQLAITRLENKLLKDDLLRMEKEELEKQAKPRVDLTEVDELIKKAKKVFLYDEQKDKGKIINETKKTKKKNSVYNAERNEQRLNSGQKKPNAQSQDGGKVVTCSEVDLKASTVEEKSTPFFETTFKETYCLNRKLCEKLDKTLQDLSPSQERDDAMAEFISLLNVNTNRNKVMQRRFNDISLNDLTRTNTHDMLLHVSDTRNIAESVLRVYSKDDTPFVISSLGPTCVTKGVADVLTNHFNQRQRQLENDILHQSQNNKNELLPDLTQSERQQAATWRQIYFMLCGGRSLPTLVREPDE; encoded by the exons ATGACCGCTACTATTCAAAGATACTTACTTCAATATTATGCCGAAATTAAGAGGGAGAAAAATGTGATAGATTTAAATTGTCGAGAAATACAGTTGGCTATTACAAGATTAGAAAacaa ACTTCTGAAAGATGATCTGTTAAGGATGGAGAAAGAGGAGTTGGAAAAGCAAG CTAAACCACGGGTGGATCTTACTGAAGTGGATGAGTTAATAAAGAAAGCGAAAAAAGTGTTTTTGTATGATGAACAGAAAGACAaag GTAAAATTATAAATGAAACGaagaaaacgaaaaagaagAACTCAGTGTATAATGCAGAACGAAACGAGCAAAGGTTAAATAGTGGACAGAAAAAACCTAATGCGCAGAGTCAAGATGGCGGAAAAGTAGTGACTTGTAGCGAAGTAGATTTAAAAGCAAGCACGGTTGAAGAAAAGAGCACCCCCTTTTTTGAAACCACTTTTAAAGAAACTTATTGCCTTAACCGAAAGCTGTGTGAAAAACTAGACAAAACACTGCAAGATCTTTCACCTTCACAGGAAAGAGACGACGCGATGGCGGAGTTTATAAGTTTGCTTAATGTGAACACTAATCGCAACAAGGTCATGCAGAGACGTTTTAATGATATCTCTTTGAATGACTTAACTCGTACAAATACTCACGATATGTTACTTCACGTTAGCGATACACGGAATATAGCGGAAAGTGTTCTTAGAGTGTATTCGAAAG acGACACACCCTTTGTTATTTCATCACTTGGACCAACTTGTGTTACAAAAGGC GTGGCAGACGTGCTTACGAATCATTTCAACCAAAGACAGCGCCAACTTGAAAATGATATTTTACATCAATCACAGAATAACAAAAACGAGCTACTACCCGACCTCACTCAATCCGAAAG gCAACAAGCTGCAACATGGCGGCAGATTTATTTTATGTTATGCGGTGGTAGAAGCTTACCTACGCTGGTGAGAGAACCCGATGAATGA
- the LOC130649268 gene encoding rab11 family-interacting protein 4-like → MGTEALLPNNFGKDGIENGFSNNDLLLHLKPVFDTCDYNGDGYVKIQDLIDLGQQHTVENGEELKLILQQLDTNGKGRICFDEFCNKIRSILEVVTPKDNNNKEIKYDDLSPVEEENIPSIFHEKSTQDEQRARSFTDSEGFYEEMDSISASTTSTNDCYGDMEEHHSTPLNNNLLRTPTNFFTRMKQDTSIYSTYPPNGKRPRKSRKSLFEMRQRQLSRTSEYQSQEEGFEAFGEGHDYDSLSSEPVAALPLHLSPSDSFLTNRRLSGTQAACQLRQVQSARTSLHGSMEEIKQLVANQPMSLSDGEGDFMFLSAEIKKLSSQLTIMKMDQENHDDKQKRIREENKMLVNRINALEEQLIDQKATSLQVVEGESQKYRKELQKLQRENENHIDKLQMKLHEAELEIQNLKTVEPMLRKEIESSLEERREAQRKVEELQTEIIEKEKEIEQLKYKLKARNDDLERERNDRADEVSLLTQEIENMKYMKNAALNQFDERNDLMKQLELLKRENDVLKASKDDLKNELVQQASMMDLQKEHTLADELAHADKSDVLDALRAEETENHRLRQYVDQLLILIMQSNPLLLEK, encoded by the exons ATGGGGACTGAAGCATTGCTTCCCAATAATTTCGGAAAGGATGGGATAGAGAATGGCTTCAGCAACAACgatcttcttcttcatttgaagCCTGTCTTTGATACTTGTGATTATAATGGTGATGGATATGTCAAAATACAAGATTTGATAGACTTGGGACAACAACATACTGTTGAAAATGGGGAG GAGTTGAAATTAATTTTACAACAACTTGACACAAATGGTAAAGGAAGAATTTGTTTTGATGAATTTTGCAACAAAATTCGTTCAATACTTGAAG TTGTGACACCCAAggataacaacaacaaagaaataaaatatgatGACTTAAGCCCTGTCGAGGAAGAGAACATTCCATCAATATTTCACGAAAAAAGCACACAAGACGAACAAAGAGCAAGATCTTTTACTGACAGTGAAGGTTTCTATGAAGAG ATGGATAGCATATCAGCAAGCACCACTTCAACAAATGATTGCTATGGGGATATGGAGGAACATCACAGTACTCCTCTAAATAATAACTTATTGAGAACACCAACCAATTTTTTTACTCGCATGAAACAAGACACTAGTATATACTCAACATATCCACCTAATGGAAAGCGACCACGCAAATCACGTAAATCATTATTCGAGATGCGACAACGTCAGTTAAGTCGCACAAGCGAATACCAATCACAGGAGGAAGGGTTTGAAGCATTTGGAGAAGGTCACGACTACGACTCGTTGTCATCTGAACCTGTTGCTGCTCTTCCATTGCATTTGTCACCTAGTGATAGTTT tcTTACAAATCGTAGATTGTCCGGTACACAAGCAGCTTGTCAACTTCGACAAGTGCAGTCAGCTCGTACAAGTCTTCATGGGAGCATGGAAGAAATTAAACAACTTGTTGCCAATCAACCAATGTCTTTATCGGATGGTGAAGGTGATTTCATGTTTCTGTCTGCGGAG ATTAAGAAACTTAGCTCACAACTAACGATAATGAAAATGGACCAAGAAAATCATGACGACAAACAAAAACGAATCCGAGAAGAAAATAAAATGCTAGTCAATAG AATCAATGCACTCGAGGAACAGTTGATTGATCAAAAAGCGACTTCATTACAAGTTGTTGAAGGGGAAAGTCAAAAATATCGAAAAGAATTG CAAAAACTTCAACGTGAAAACGAAAACCACATCGACAAACTACAAATGAA GCTGCATGAAGCAGAATTGGAAATACAAAACTTGAAGACGGTCGAGCCGATGCTGAGAAAAGAGATTGAAAGCTCTCTGGAG gaaagaaGAGAAGCTCAACGAAAAGTTGAAGAATTACAAACTGAAATAattgagaaagaaaaagaaattgaacaGTTGAAATATAAACTTAAAGCAAGAAATGATGATTTGGAGCGCGAGCGGAATGACAGGGCGGACGAAGTGAGTTTGCTAACGCAAGAAATAGAGAACATGAAGTACATGAAGAACGCCGCCCTCAATCAATTCGACGAACGCAACGATTTGATGAAACAGCTGGAATTACTGAAGCGA GAAAATGACGTGCTAAAGGCATCAAAAGATGATCTTAAAAATGAGTTAGTCCAACAAGCGTCCATGATGGATTTACAA AAGGAGCATACTTTAGCTGACGAGTTAGCGCATGCGGACAAAAGCGACGTATTAGATGCATTGCGCGCCGAAGAGACAGAAAACCATCGTCTTAGACAATATGTCGACCAGTTGTTGATATTAATTATGCAGAGTAACCCACTACTGTTGGAAAAATGA